A region of the Muricauda sp. MAR_2010_75 genome:
GGTCTTAAAAAAGCGGTTTGCCGAAGTGTGTTGGCCAAACCGTAGGCATTTCCTTTGTAGGAATTGTACTGTTCAACAAAATCGTTTATACAGAAACTTTCTTTAAATATAATGGAATCTTTGACATGTTGGTGGGTTCTTTTTTCAAATCGGTCCATTATCACGTCAAAATATTGTTCGCGCAATTGTGGTGTATCCTCCAATCCTGGGGCAATGGGCACCAGAAAAAATCCGGTTTCACAGCTATTTGGTGCCATGGATGCATCGGTCACCGATGGAAAATTGGCATAAAATAAAGGTTCCGAAGGCCATTGCGGTTCATCATAAATTTCTTGGGCATGTTTTTCAAAATCGGTATCAAAAAAGAGGTTGTGGTGTTCTATATTTTGCAACTTTTTGTCAAAACCAATGTAAAATAGTAGGGAAGAAGGTGCATAGGTTTTTTTCTCCCAATAGTCTTCTGAATACTGTCTGTACTTTGCATCCAACAGTGTTTCGGAATGATGATAATCTGCCCCGCTCACCACATAATCCGCCAAATGGTTTTGACCACTACTTCGAATGCCCAACACTTCTTTGTCCGACACGATGATTTTATCCACTGGACTGTTCACATGAATCTTTACACCCAGTTCTTCGGCCAGACTTTTCATGGCCTTTATGATTTCATACATGCCACCTCTGGGATGCCAAGTGCCTAAACCGAAATCGGCAAAATTCATAAAGTTGTAGAATGAAGGAGTATTGCTGGGCTTTGCACCCAAAAAAAGTACTGGAAACTCCAAAGTGGAGATCAGTTTTGGGTTTTTAAAGCGTTTGCGTACTTCTTGACTGATGGTTTTGAAGAATTGATCAACCCGAAGGACCGTTTCCTTCGTCACCAATTCCAAAGGCGATAGGCCGGGGCGCAACACTACCTTGTTGATGGCAATGTCATAATTTTCCTGGGCCTGTCCAATAAATCGTTTCAAATGATCCCCGCTCCCAGATTCCAGCCGTTCAAATTCCTCGCATATTTTATCCATACAATCTCCAATGGTGATCACATCATCCTCAAAGAAAACTTTGTAAGCCGGATCCAACTTATCCAGTTGATAGTAGTGTGAAGTTTTTTTGCCAAAATCTGCAAAAAATTTATCAAAAATATCGGGCATCCAATACCAACTTGGACCAATATCAAAGGTGAAGCCATTTTTAACCAGTTGCCGTGCCCTTCCACCAACGGAATTGTTTTTTTCAAAGATTTCAACTTCAAAACCAGCCTTGGCCAAATAACAAGAAGTGGAAAGGGAAGAAAAACCGGAACCAATGACAATGACTTTTTTCATTCGTAGTTGGGCCATTAAAGGGATTCCAATAATTGTTCAATGGAATTGAACGCTTTTACGGTATCAGGGAACGTGTCCGCTGTGGCATGCCGTATTTGGTGTCCCAGGACATAGAGTCTGGAATCTGGCGAAAGCTCCAATATACTGGAGAAGCGCTCCAAGTAGGCCTGCAGTTCATTTGGGGTTGGCGCAACAGTGAAGTAAGATACAAAATAGATATTAGTATAATATTTCAGTAAATCTGAAAGGTTTTCCATGGGCATGGTTTGCCCTAAATAAATGGATTTGTAACCTCTTAGGGTAATCTCATAGTTGATATACAACAATCCCAATTCGTGGATTTCATTCTCTGGCAAGAAAAGGACGAAGACCTTATCTTTTTTGGTAGGCTCTTCAAATTGCAGCTTTTCCGTTTGGATGTAGATTTTCTGTTTGATCAGGTTGGAAATAAAATGCTCATGGGCAGGACTGATGGTAGCGGTCTGCCAAAGCAACCCCAGTTCGTTGAGCAATGGGATGAAAACCTCATAAAAGACTTCCCTGAATGATCTTTCCACCAAGAGACTATTGTAGGTCTTCTGAAACAGGGACTGGTCAAAATTGAGCATGGCCAATTTAAAGGCATTAAGGGCATGGCTCTTTTTGCTGTTTTGGGCCACAATTTCCTTTACCATCATTGGAATTTGTGACTCATCCAATTTGGCAATTTTAGAAATTTTGTAACCGTTGTTGTACAATAATGTAATATTCAACAGCTTTTGCAAGCTTCCAATAGAATATGTTCTAATGTTGGTACTGGTCCTTTCTGGGCTGAACAGGTTGTATCGTTTTTCCCAAATCCGGATGGTATGGGCCTTTATTCCGGACAGATTTTCCATGTCCCGAATACTGAAAGATTTCTTTACATTGTTCATCTTTTATTAATAAAGATTAAACAAATTTACAATTTAAACCATACGAACCTATTTTTTTATCATAAAATTTGAGACATATCCACTGAAAAAGTAGTGTTTTTAACTGAAAAGATAAACAGATTTGAGCGTAAAAGCATAAAACAAAAAAACCGCAAAGATTGCGGTTTTGTGCCCACGACTGGAGTCGAACCAGCACGTCCTTACGAACACTACCCCCTCAAGGTAGCGTGTCTACCAATTCCACCACGTGGGCTTATCAGCTTTTTGGTCTATATCGGCCAAAAATCTTTGGGGCGACAAATATAGGGTTTTGTCCAAATATATCCTGATTCAATATTCTGAAATTCTAACACTTTCTTTTATTGTTTGAAAATTCTGCCGTCTTCCATTTCAATGATGCGATCTGTTCGTTTGGCAAAATCTTCATCATGGGTTACCACCAATAAGGACAACCCTTGGTTTTCCTTCAGATTCTTAAAAATAGTAAACACGTTTTCTGAATTATGGCTGTCTAAATTTCCAGTGGGTTCGTCACCCATTAAAATGGTTGGATCATTGATGAGGGCCCTGGCTATAGCCACTCGTTGTTTTTCCCCACCGGAAATCCGGGATGCTCTTTGTTCAGCCAAATGGCCAATATGGAGCATTTCCAGTTTTTCATGCGCAGCTCTTTCAATTTGAGCATGGGATTTCTCACCCAATTTTTTGGCAGGTAGCATTACATTTTCCAACACACTGAATTCTGACAACAGATAATGAAACTGAAATACGAACCCAATATGTTTGTTACGGATACGCGAGAGCTCTTCATGTGATTTTCCGGTAATCAATTGACTGTCCAAATACAGCTCACCCGTATAATCGGTGTCCATTGTGGAAAGAACATACAATAATGTGGATTTTCCACAGCCCGATTTTCCCATGATAGAGGCAAACTCACCTTCACGAACCCCAAAAGAAATGTCTTTCAACACATGAAAATCCTTGGGTTTGTAGAAATGTTTATTGATATTATTGGCTTCTAAGACAAATTTCATAGGCTGTACTAGGTTCCACGAATAATTTCCACGGGATCTATTTTTTTTGCTCTGTTCGATGGCAAATAGCCCGCAACAAAGGTTGAAATGAGGGCAAATGTGATTCCAATCACATAATAGGCCGCATTATAATTTACTGGGAATGTTGAAATTGTAGGCAAAGCCTCAGTTTCAAAAGGGGTTTGGTCAATTACTTTGGAGAGCGCAAATCCAATCAATAGACCCAAAACACCACCAACCAATCCAATGATCATGGCCTGACTCATAAAAATGAGTTGTACATCCCTACCTGAAAACCCTGTGGCCTTTAAAATGGCGATGTCTTTCATTTTTTCGTAGATGAGCATGTTCAAAATATTGTAGATGCCAAAACCGGCCACAATAAGCAAGGTGATGGAAACGGCATAAGTGATAAGGTTCCGAATATTTGAACCGGTTTCAAACTGGGCATTGGCTTCATTGATGTCTATGGCTTTGGTGTTGAACTGTTTTTCCAAACGACGTGCCATGGGTTCGGCCTCCCCAATGTTCAATAGTT
Encoded here:
- a CDS encoding NAD(P)/FAD-dependent oxidoreductase, with translation MKKVIVIGSGFSSLSTSCYLAKAGFEVEIFEKNNSVGGRARQLVKNGFTFDIGPSWYWMPDIFDKFFADFGKKTSHYYQLDKLDPAYKVFFEDDVITIGDCMDKICEEFERLESGSGDHLKRFIGQAQENYDIAINKVVLRPGLSPLELVTKETVLRVDQFFKTISQEVRKRFKNPKLISTLEFPVLFLGAKPSNTPSFYNFMNFADFGLGTWHPRGGMYEIIKAMKSLAEELGVKIHVNSPVDKIIVSDKEVLGIRSSGQNHLADYVVSGADYHHSETLLDAKYRQYSEDYWEKKTYAPSSLLFYIGFDKKLQNIEHHNLFFDTDFEKHAQEIYDEPQWPSEPLFYANFPSVTDASMAPNSCETGFFLVPIAPGLEDTPQLREQYFDVIMDRFEKRTHQHVKDSIIFKESFCINDFVEQYNSYKGNAYGLANTLRQTAFLRPNLKSSKVKNLFFTGQLTVPGPGVPPALISGKLVSDLIIKNLKG
- a CDS encoding MerR family transcriptional regulator, yielding MNNVKKSFSIRDMENLSGIKAHTIRIWEKRYNLFSPERTSTNIRTYSIGSLQKLLNITLLYNNGYKISKIAKLDESQIPMMVKEIVAQNSKKSHALNAFKLAMLNFDQSLFQKTYNSLLVERSFREVFYEVFIPLLNELGLLWQTATISPAHEHFISNLIKQKIYIQTEKLQFEEPTKKDKVFVLFLPENEIHELGLLYINYEITLRGYKSIYLGQTMPMENLSDLLKYYTNIYFVSYFTVAPTPNELQAYLERFSSILELSPDSRLYVLGHQIRHATADTFPDTVKAFNSIEQLLESL
- a CDS encoding ABC transporter ATP-binding protein yields the protein MKFVLEANNINKHFYKPKDFHVLKDISFGVREGEFASIMGKSGCGKSTLLYVLSTMDTDYTGELYLDSQLITGKSHEELSRIRNKHIGFVFQFHYLLSEFSVLENVMLPAKKLGEKSHAQIERAAHEKLEMLHIGHLAEQRASRISGGEKQRVAIARALINDPTILMGDEPTGNLDSHNSENVFTIFKNLKENQGLSLLVVTHDEDFAKRTDRIIEMEDGRIFKQ